The following proteins come from a genomic window of Andrena cerasifolii isolate SP2316 chromosome 6, iyAndCera1_principal, whole genome shotgun sequence:
- the Unc-104 gene encoding kinesin family member unc-104 isoform X1 — MSSVKVAVRVRPFNNREISREAQCIIEMTGNTTSIMNPKAPPGTKDAVKSFNYDYSYFSMDPNDLNYSTQLMVYKDIGEEMLQHAFEGYNVCIFAYGQTGAGKSYTMMGKQEDGQEGIIPQICKDLFRKISRNSSECLKYSVEVSYMEIYCERVRDLLNPKNKGNLRVREHPLLGPYVEDLSKLAVMSYEDIHDLIDEGNKARTVAATNMNETSSRSHAVFTIFFTQQKQDSATGLVTEKVSKISLVDLAGSERADSTGAKGTRLKEGANINKSLTTLGKVISALAEIATKKKKKADFIPYRDSVLTWLLRENLGGNSKTAMIAAVSPADINYDETLSTLRYADRAKQIVCKAVVNEDANAKLIRELKEEIQKLRELLKQEGIDVQEGPDGKVTYEKKESRDEIIRATKREDDVKESRSRIPSHATSTIAEEAVDQLHASEKLIAELNETWEEKLKRTEIIRLQREAVFAEMGVAVKEDGVTVGVFSPKKTPHLVNLNEDPLMSECLIYYIKDGFTRIGSAEANIPQDIQLCGPHILSEHCVFENHESIITLIPKKAALIYVNGREVTEPIVLKTGSRVILGKNHVFRFNHPDQVRERREKSSPAETPGNGETVDWNFAQVELLENQGIDLKAEMKKRLLVLEEQFRKDKEETVQRFEKQRKSYEAQIDALQRQVEEQSMTMSMYSSYTPEDFNNIEEDIFVNPLFDAESNWTEREFQLAAWAFRKWKYHQFTSLRDDLWGNAIFLKEANAISVELKKKVQFQFTLLTDTLYSPLPPDLLPAVDEEEEEERPFPRTIVAVEVQDTKNGATHYWTLDKLRQRLELMRHVYNEDSSPSTPEAKEDIFQCLTVYSNPKFSLANLLPSRQRLELMREMYHNEAELSPTSPDFNIESITGGDPFYDRFPWFRMVGRSFIYLSNLMYPVPLIHKVAIVNEKGDVKGYLRVAVQAVVEEENSEYSSGVRQSARISFEDDLFGGHKQNKRNTLLTQTLEKNRQILMHEERVVEGHTEQKDAKDEDDIGDADSGRGDSSVSSDMKEEDLPDHLQPSSEFTFRVTVLQAIGISTEYADIFCQFNFLHRDDEAFSTEPVKNTGKGNPPGFYHVQNITVNVTKSFLEYLKTQPIVFEVFGHYQQHPLHKDAKMEYIHPSSVRQPPKRMLPPSIPISQPVRSPKFGSVLPSPSTSHVHAKYDVLVWFEICELAPNGEYVPSVVDHSDDLPCRGLFLLHQGIQRRIRITIVHEPASELRWKDVRELVVGRIRNTPEPEEEDNDSSVLSLGLFPGEYLEVPGDDRTMFRFEAAWDSSLHNSTLLNRVTAYGEQIFMTISAYLELKNCGRPAIITKDLSMIIYGRDARVGTRSLKHLFSGSYRNQEANRLSGVYEVVLRRSSEAGSPGVQRRQRRVLDTSSTYVRGEENLHGWRPRGDSLIFDHQWELEKLTRLEEVERVRHTLLLREKLGIDKVPFCNKISHDFTKSEKEVCNMMAKATNEPHASPVKLKRSNSKEVYEHCEMTERENELVMKYIKLIQGRIPSKEPILLSDVSPGEDTMADMSASMMSSVISSSSQESVYARASDYLEQAAGIIVWSRSKSCILRLSSPERTRLQELQDSILASEPNNQTCTVAPAPLGSSSPSKEILVLYVPEVEEIRISPVIARKGYLNVLEHKTNGWKKRWVAVRRPYVLIFREEKDPVERALINLATAQVEYSEDQLAMVKVPNTFSVVTKHRGYLLQTLGDKEVYDWLYAINPLLAGQIRSKLARKGPTAANLSNASPVGLVPPIDQQSNQNK; from the exons ATGTCGTCGGTAAAGGTGGCGGTGAGGGTACGGCCCTTCAACAATCGGGAGATCTCCCGCGAGGCGCAATGCATTATCGAAATGACCGGCAACACCACTT CGATAATGAACCCGAAAGCACCACCGGGCACCAAAGACGCAGTGAAGAGCTTCAACTACGATTATTCCTATTTTTCCATGGAC CCGAACGACTTAAATTACTCTACGCAATTGATGGTCTACAAGGATATCGGCGAAGAGATGTTGCAGCACGCTTTCGAAG GGTACAACGTGTGTATATTCGCGTACGGGCAGACTGGCGCTGGTAAATCGTACACCATGATGGGCAAGCAGGAAGACGGTCAAGAGGGGATCATACCCCAAATTTGCAAGGACCTGTTCAGGAAAATCAGCCGCAATTCAAGCGAGTGCTTGAAATACTCGGTGGAAGTCAGTTACATGGAGATCTACTGCGAGAGGGTGCGAGACCTCTTAAACCCCAAGAACAAAGGGAACCTCCGTGTGCGGGAACATCCTCTTCTTGGGCCATACGTGGAGGATCTGTCGAAATTAGCGGTGATGTCTTACGAGGACATCCACGATCTCATAGACGAGGGCAACAAGGCGAG AACCGTGGCAGCTACAAACATGAACGAGACGTCGAGCAGATCCCACGCCGTATTCACAATTTTCTTCACACAGCAGAAACAAGACTCAGCAACTGGTCTGGTGACAGAAAAGGTCAGCAAAATCTCGCTGGTCGATTTGGCGGGCTCGGAGAGGGCCGATTCTACTGGGGCGAAGGGCACGAGGTTAAAAGAGGGTGCCAATATCAATAAAAGCTTGACGACCCTCGGAAAGGTGATCAGTGCCCTAGCAGAAATT gcgacgaagaagaagaagaaggctgATTTCATCCCCTACAGGGATTCAGTTCTGACGTGGCTGTTGCGAGAGAACCTGGGCGGGAACTCGAAAACAGCGATGATCGCGGCAGTGAGTCCTGCGGACATCAATTACGACGAGACCCTATCCACTTTACG ATACGCGGACAGAGCGAAGCAAATAGTCTGCAAGGCCGTGGTTAACGAGGACGCCAACGCGAAGCTCATCAGAGAGCTGAAGGAAGAAATTCAGAAGTTGCGGGAACTCCTCAAACAAGAGGGTATAGACGTGCAAGAAG GGCCAGATGGCAAAGTCACATATGAAAAGAAAGAATCTA GAGACGAGATCATCAGAGCAACGAAACGAGAGGACGACGTGAAGGAAAGTCGATCGCGAATTCCGTCTCACGCGACCTCGACCATTGCGGAAGAGGCAGTGGATCAGCTGCACGCTTCTGAGAAATTGATCGCTG AATTGAACGAAACATGGGAGGAGAAGCTGAAGCGGACAGAGATAATTCGTCTTCAACGCGAGGCGGTGTTCGCCGAGATGGGAGTTGCCGTGAAAGAGGATGGTGTGACAGTCGGCGTGTTCTCGCCAAAGAAGACCCCTCATTTGGTGAACTTGAACGAGGACCCTCTCATGTCCGAATGCCTGATCTATTACATAAAGGACGGGTTCACTCGTATCGGTAGCGCCGAGGCTAATATACCGCAGGACATTCAGCTCTGCGGCCCGCACATATTAAGCGAGCATTGTGTCTTCGAGAACCACGAGAGTATCATTACTCTGATCCCGAAGAAGGCCGCTCTGATTTACGTGAATGGACGCGAGGTCACTGAACCAATTGTCCTGAAGACTGGATCACGTGTCATTTTAGGGAAGAATCACGTATTCAGATTCAATCACCCCGATCAAG TTCGCGAACGGAGGGAGAAGAGTTCTCCCGCGGAGACACCTGGGAATGGGGAAACGGTCGACTGGAACTTCGCACAGGTGGAGTTGTTGGAGAACCAAGGGATCGATCTGAAGGCTGAAATGAAGAAGAGATTGTTGGTGCTTGAAGAGCAATTCCGCAAAGATAAGGAAGAAACTGTTCAACGAttcgagaaacaaagaaag AGTTACGAGGCCCAGATAGACGCACTGCAAAGGCAAGTGGAGGAGCAGAGCATGACGATGTCTATGTACAGCAGTTACACACCGGAGGACTTCAACAACATAGAGGAGGATATCTTCG TCAACCCCTTGTTTGACGCAGAGAGCAACTGGACGGAGAGAGAGTTCCAACTGGCCGCTTGGGCCTTCCGCAAGTGGAAGTATCATCAGTTCACAAGTCTTCGGGATGATCTCTGGGGCAACGCTATATTCCTCAAAGAGGCTAATGCCATTTCTGTTGAACTCAAAAAGAAG GTGCAGTTCCAGTTCACTTTGCTCACGGATACACTTTATTCACCACTTCCTCCCGATCTTCTGCCTGCTGTGgatgaagaggaagaggaagaaagacCATTCCCGCGTACGATAGTGGCCGTAGAAGTTCAAGACACGAAGAATGGTGCTACGCATTACTGGACGCTTGATAAACTTAG ACAGCGCTTGGAGCTGATGCGACACGTGTACAACGAGGACTCGAGCCCCAGCACCCCGGAGGCCAAAGAGGATATATTCCAATGCCTCACGGTCTACTCTAATCCGAAGTTCTCGCTCGCAAATCTTTTGCCTTCGAG ACAAAGACTCGAGCTGATGCGAGAAATGTATCACAACGAGGCCGAACTCTCACCTACATCGCCAGATTTTAATATCGAATCCATCACCGGCGGGGATCCATTCTACGACCGTTTCCCGTGGTTCCGAATGGTTGGAAG GTCCTTTATATACTTGAGCAATCTCATGTACCCCGTGCCATTGATCCACAAAGTAGCGATAGTCAACGAAAAGGGAGACGTGAAAGGCTACCTGCGTGTGGCTGTGCAGGCAGTCGTTG AAGAGGAAAACAGTGAGTACTCAAGCGGCGTTAGACAGTCTGCTAGAATCTCCTTCGAGGACGATCTGTTCGGCGGGCACAAGCAGAACAAACGCAACACCCTATTGACCCAGACGCTCGAGAAGAATCGGCAGATCCTCATGCACGAGGAACGCGTCGTGGAGGGTCACACCGAGCAAAAAGACGCGAAGGATGAGGACGATATTGGCGACGCCGACAGTGGCAGAGGAGACAGCTCGGTCTCCAGCGACATGAAGGAAGAGGATCTACCGGATCACTTGCAACCTAGTTCCGAGTTCACATTCAGGGTGACCGTGCTGCAAGCTATAGGCATTTCCACGGAATACGCCGATATCTTTTGCCAATTCAA TTTCTTGCACCGAGACGATGAAGCCTTCTCAACGGAGCCAGTAAAGAATACAGGAAAAGGAAATCCACCTGGATTCTATCACGTACAAAAT ATTACCGTTAACGTGACGAAGTCATTCCTGGAGTACCTCAAAACTCAGCCAATCGTCTTCGAGGTGTTCGGACATTACCAGCAGCATCCTCTACATAAAGATGCCAAAATGGAATA CATTCACCCAAGCAGCGTGAGACAACCACCGAAGAGGATGCTGCCGCCGTCTATACCGATCAGCCAACCCGTGCGCTCGCCGAAATTCGGGAGCGTCCTACCGTCGCCGAGTACGTCGCACGTGCACGCCAAGTACGACGTGTTGGTTTGGTTCGAGATCTGCGAATTGGCGCCGAACGGCGAGTACGTGCCGTCCGTGGTCGACCACAGCGACGATCTACCGTGTCGCGGGCTTTTCCTACTCCACCAGGGAATCCAGCGTCGCATACGCATCACCATTGTCCACGAGCCGGCGTCCGAGCTGAGATGGAAGGACGTGAGGGAGCTGGTGGTTGGGCGTATCAGAAACACGCCGGAGCCGGAGGAAGAGGACAACGATTCGTCGGTGCTATCATTGGGTCTGTTCCCTGGCGAATACCTCGAAGTGCCTGGGGACGACAGAACCATGTTCAGATTCGAGGCAGCGTGGGACAGCTCCCTTCACAATTCGACCTTGCTCAACAGAGTGACAGCGTACGGGGAACAGATCTTCATGACTATCTCGGCGTACCTTGAG TTGAAGAATTGTGGAAGACCAGCAATTATTACCAAAGATCTGAGCATGATCATCTACGGAAGAGATGCCAGAGTAGGAACACGTTCTCTGAAGCATTTGTTTAGCGGAAGCTACCGCAATCAGGAAGCTAATCGACTCAGTGGGGTTTACGAGGTGGTGTTGCGTCGTTCTTCGGAAGCAGGTAGCCCAG GCGTTCAGAGGCGACAGCGTCGCGTGCTGGACACGAGCTCCACGTATGTCCGAGGCGAAGAGAACCTTCACGGATGGAGGCCCCGAGGAGATAGTTTAATATTCGATCACCAATGGGAACTCGAGAAACTAACAAGACTGGAAGAGGTAGAAAGAGTAAGACACACGTTACTGTTACGGGAGAAGCTCGGCATCGACAAAGTCCCGTTCTGCAATAAGATATCGCACGACTTTACGAAGAGCGAGAAG GAGGTTTGCAATATGATGGCGAAAGCAACGAATGAACCGCACGCCAGCCCAGTGAAACTCAAACGCTCGAACAGTAAAGAGGTTTACGAGCATTGCGAAATGACCGAGAGGGAGAACGAACTAGTGATGAAGTATATAAAACTGATACAGGGTCGAATCCCAAGCAAAGAGCCTATCCTGCTCTCGGACGTCTCACCCGGAGAAGACACCATGGCCGACATGTCGGCGTCGATGATGTCCTCGGTGATATCGTCCTCGTCCCAAGAGTCAGTATACGCGAGAGCTAGCGATTACTTAGAGCAG GCCGCTGGTATAATAGTATGGAGCAGGTCTAAGTCGTGCATCCTTAGGTTGAGTTCACCGGAGAGGACTAGACTGCAAGAACTGCAAGACAGCATATTGGCAAGCGAGCCGAACAACCAAACATGCACCGTGGCGCCGGCTCCCTTAGGCTCCTCCTCCCCATCCAAGGAGATTTTGGTGCTCTATGTACCGGAAGTGGAAGAAATACGTATTAGCCCAGTGATCGCTAGAAAGGGATATCTAAATGTTCTCGAACACAAAACTAACGGTTGGAAGAAGCGCTGGGTG GCGGTACGGCGACCGTACGTTCTGATCTTTCGGGAAGAGAAGGATCCAGTAGAGAGGGCTCTTATTAATTTAGCTACCGCTCAAGTTGAATATTCCGAAGATCAATTAGCTATGGTGAAAGTACCGAATACTTTTAG CGTGGTTACAAAACATCGAGGATACTTGCTGCAGACCTTGGGAGATAAGGAGGTCTACGACTGGTTATACGCTATTAATCCTCTTCTCGCTGGTCAAATTAG GTCGAAACTAGCGCGCAAAGGGCCGACAGCCGCGAATCTGAGCAACGCTTCGCCCGTTGGTCTTGTTCCGCCGATAGATCAACAGTCGAACCAAAACAAGTGA
- the Unc-104 gene encoding kinesin family member unc-104 isoform X7 yields the protein MSSVKVAVRVRPFNNREISREAQCIIEMTGNTTSIMNPKAPPGTKDAVKSFNYDYSYFSMDPNDLNYSTQLMVYKDIGEEMLQHAFEGYNVCIFAYGQTGAGKSYTMMGKQEDGQEGIIPQICKDLFRKISRNSSECLKYSVEVSYMEIYCERVRDLLNPKNKGNLRVREHPLLGPYVEDLSKLAVMSYEDIHDLIDEGNKARTVAATNMNETSSRSHAVFTIFFTQQKQDSATGLVTEKVSKISLVDLAGSERADSTGAKGTRLKEGANINKSLTTLGKVISALAEIATKKKKKADFIPYRDSVLTWLLRENLGGNSKTAMIAAVSPADINYDETLSTLRYADRAKQIVCKAVVNEDANAKLIRELKEEIQKLRELLKQEGIDVQEGDEIIRATKREDDVKESRSRIPSHATSTIAEEAVDQLHASEKLIAELNETWEEKLKRTEIIRLQREAVFAEMGVAVKEDGVTVGVFSPKKTPHLVNLNEDPLMSECLIYYIKDGFTRIGSAEANIPQDIQLCGPHILSEHCVFENHESIITLIPKKAALIYVNGREVTEPIVLKTGSRVILGKNHVFRFNHPDQVRERREKSSPAETPGNGETVDWNFAQVELLENQGIDLKAEMKKRLLVLEEQFRKDKEETVQRFEKQRKSYEAQIDALQRQVEEQSMTMSMYSSYTPEDFNNIEEDIFVNPLFDAESNWTEREFQLAAWAFRKWKYHQFTSLRDDLWGNAIFLKEANAISVELKKKVQFQFTLLTDTLYSPLPPDLLPAVDEEEEEERPFPRTIVAVEVQDTKNGATHYWTLDKLRQRLELMRHVYNEDSSPSTPEAKEDIFQCLTVYSNPKFSLANLLPSRQRLELMREMYHNEAELSPTSPDFNIESITGGDPFYDRFPWFRMVGRSFIYLSNLMYPVPLIHKVAIVNEKGDVKGYLRVAVQAVVEEENSEYSSGVRQSARISFEDDLFGGHKQNKRNTLLTQTLEKNRQILMHEERVVEGHTEQKDAKDEDDIGDADSGRGDSSVSSDMKEEDLPDHLQPSSEFTFRVTVLQAIGISTEYADIFCQFNFLHRDDEAFSTEPVKNTGKGNPPGFYHVQNITVNVTKSFLEYLKTQPIVFEVFGHYQQHPLHKDAKMEYIHPSSVRQPPKRMLPPSIPISQPVRSPKFGSVLPSPSTSHVHAKYDVLVWFEICELAPNGEYVPSVVDHSDDLPCRGLFLLHQGIQRRIRITIVHEPASELRWKDVRELVVGRIRNTPEPEEEDNDSSVLSLGLFPGEYLEVPGDDRTMFRFEAAWDSSLHNSTLLNRVTAYGEQIFMTISAYLELKNCGRPAIITKDLSMIIYGRDARVGTRSLKHLFSGSYRNQEANRLSGVYEVVLRRSSEAGSPGVQRRQRRVLDTSSTYVRGEENLHGWRPRGDSLIFDHQWELEKLTRLEEVERVRHTLLLREKLGIDKVPFCNKISHDFTKSEKEVCNMMAKATNEPHASPVKLKRSNSKEVYEHCEMTERENELVMKYIKLIQGRIPSKEPILLSDVSPGEDTMADMSASMMSSVISSSSQESVYARASDYLEQAAGIIVWSRSKSCILRLSSPERTRLQELQDSILASEPNNQTCTVAPAPLGSSSPSKEILVLYVPEVEEIRISPVIARKGYLNVLEHKTNGWKKRWVAVRRPYVLIFREEKDPVERALINLATAQVEYSEDQLAMVKVPNTFSVVTKHRGYLLQTLGDKEVYDWLYAINPLLAGQIRSKLARKGPTAANLSNASPVGLVPPIDQQSNQNK from the exons ATGTCGTCGGTAAAGGTGGCGGTGAGGGTACGGCCCTTCAACAATCGGGAGATCTCCCGCGAGGCGCAATGCATTATCGAAATGACCGGCAACACCACTT CGATAATGAACCCGAAAGCACCACCGGGCACCAAAGACGCAGTGAAGAGCTTCAACTACGATTATTCCTATTTTTCCATGGAC CCGAACGACTTAAATTACTCTACGCAATTGATGGTCTACAAGGATATCGGCGAAGAGATGTTGCAGCACGCTTTCGAAG GGTACAACGTGTGTATATTCGCGTACGGGCAGACTGGCGCTGGTAAATCGTACACCATGATGGGCAAGCAGGAAGACGGTCAAGAGGGGATCATACCCCAAATTTGCAAGGACCTGTTCAGGAAAATCAGCCGCAATTCAAGCGAGTGCTTGAAATACTCGGTGGAAGTCAGTTACATGGAGATCTACTGCGAGAGGGTGCGAGACCTCTTAAACCCCAAGAACAAAGGGAACCTCCGTGTGCGGGAACATCCTCTTCTTGGGCCATACGTGGAGGATCTGTCGAAATTAGCGGTGATGTCTTACGAGGACATCCACGATCTCATAGACGAGGGCAACAAGGCGAG AACCGTGGCAGCTACAAACATGAACGAGACGTCGAGCAGATCCCACGCCGTATTCACAATTTTCTTCACACAGCAGAAACAAGACTCAGCAACTGGTCTGGTGACAGAAAAGGTCAGCAAAATCTCGCTGGTCGATTTGGCGGGCTCGGAGAGGGCCGATTCTACTGGGGCGAAGGGCACGAGGTTAAAAGAGGGTGCCAATATCAATAAAAGCTTGACGACCCTCGGAAAGGTGATCAGTGCCCTAGCAGAAATT gcgacgaagaagaagaagaaggctgATTTCATCCCCTACAGGGATTCAGTTCTGACGTGGCTGTTGCGAGAGAACCTGGGCGGGAACTCGAAAACAGCGATGATCGCGGCAGTGAGTCCTGCGGACATCAATTACGACGAGACCCTATCCACTTTACG ATACGCGGACAGAGCGAAGCAAATAGTCTGCAAGGCCGTGGTTAACGAGGACGCCAACGCGAAGCTCATCAGAGAGCTGAAGGAAGAAATTCAGAAGTTGCGGGAACTCCTCAAACAAGAGGGTATAGACGTGCAAGAAG GAGACGAGATCATCAGAGCAACGAAACGAGAGGACGACGTGAAGGAAAGTCGATCGCGAATTCCGTCTCACGCGACCTCGACCATTGCGGAAGAGGCAGTGGATCAGCTGCACGCTTCTGAGAAATTGATCGCTG AATTGAACGAAACATGGGAGGAGAAGCTGAAGCGGACAGAGATAATTCGTCTTCAACGCGAGGCGGTGTTCGCCGAGATGGGAGTTGCCGTGAAAGAGGATGGTGTGACAGTCGGCGTGTTCTCGCCAAAGAAGACCCCTCATTTGGTGAACTTGAACGAGGACCCTCTCATGTCCGAATGCCTGATCTATTACATAAAGGACGGGTTCACTCGTATCGGTAGCGCCGAGGCTAATATACCGCAGGACATTCAGCTCTGCGGCCCGCACATATTAAGCGAGCATTGTGTCTTCGAGAACCACGAGAGTATCATTACTCTGATCCCGAAGAAGGCCGCTCTGATTTACGTGAATGGACGCGAGGTCACTGAACCAATTGTCCTGAAGACTGGATCACGTGTCATTTTAGGGAAGAATCACGTATTCAGATTCAATCACCCCGATCAAG TTCGCGAACGGAGGGAGAAGAGTTCTCCCGCGGAGACACCTGGGAATGGGGAAACGGTCGACTGGAACTTCGCACAGGTGGAGTTGTTGGAGAACCAAGGGATCGATCTGAAGGCTGAAATGAAGAAGAGATTGTTGGTGCTTGAAGAGCAATTCCGCAAAGATAAGGAAGAAACTGTTCAACGAttcgagaaacaaagaaag AGTTACGAGGCCCAGATAGACGCACTGCAAAGGCAAGTGGAGGAGCAGAGCATGACGATGTCTATGTACAGCAGTTACACACCGGAGGACTTCAACAACATAGAGGAGGATATCTTCG TCAACCCCTTGTTTGACGCAGAGAGCAACTGGACGGAGAGAGAGTTCCAACTGGCCGCTTGGGCCTTCCGCAAGTGGAAGTATCATCAGTTCACAAGTCTTCGGGATGATCTCTGGGGCAACGCTATATTCCTCAAAGAGGCTAATGCCATTTCTGTTGAACTCAAAAAGAAG GTGCAGTTCCAGTTCACTTTGCTCACGGATACACTTTATTCACCACTTCCTCCCGATCTTCTGCCTGCTGTGgatgaagaggaagaggaagaaagacCATTCCCGCGTACGATAGTGGCCGTAGAAGTTCAAGACACGAAGAATGGTGCTACGCATTACTGGACGCTTGATAAACTTAG ACAGCGCTTGGAGCTGATGCGACACGTGTACAACGAGGACTCGAGCCCCAGCACCCCGGAGGCCAAAGAGGATATATTCCAATGCCTCACGGTCTACTCTAATCCGAAGTTCTCGCTCGCAAATCTTTTGCCTTCGAG ACAAAGACTCGAGCTGATGCGAGAAATGTATCACAACGAGGCCGAACTCTCACCTACATCGCCAGATTTTAATATCGAATCCATCACCGGCGGGGATCCATTCTACGACCGTTTCCCGTGGTTCCGAATGGTTGGAAG GTCCTTTATATACTTGAGCAATCTCATGTACCCCGTGCCATTGATCCACAAAGTAGCGATAGTCAACGAAAAGGGAGACGTGAAAGGCTACCTGCGTGTGGCTGTGCAGGCAGTCGTTG AAGAGGAAAACAGTGAGTACTCAAGCGGCGTTAGACAGTCTGCTAGAATCTCCTTCGAGGACGATCTGTTCGGCGGGCACAAGCAGAACAAACGCAACACCCTATTGACCCAGACGCTCGAGAAGAATCGGCAGATCCTCATGCACGAGGAACGCGTCGTGGAGGGTCACACCGAGCAAAAAGACGCGAAGGATGAGGACGATATTGGCGACGCCGACAGTGGCAGAGGAGACAGCTCGGTCTCCAGCGACATGAAGGAAGAGGATCTACCGGATCACTTGCAACCTAGTTCCGAGTTCACATTCAGGGTGACCGTGCTGCAAGCTATAGGCATTTCCACGGAATACGCCGATATCTTTTGCCAATTCAA TTTCTTGCACCGAGACGATGAAGCCTTCTCAACGGAGCCAGTAAAGAATACAGGAAAAGGAAATCCACCTGGATTCTATCACGTACAAAAT ATTACCGTTAACGTGACGAAGTCATTCCTGGAGTACCTCAAAACTCAGCCAATCGTCTTCGAGGTGTTCGGACATTACCAGCAGCATCCTCTACATAAAGATGCCAAAATGGAATA CATTCACCCAAGCAGCGTGAGACAACCACCGAAGAGGATGCTGCCGCCGTCTATACCGATCAGCCAACCCGTGCGCTCGCCGAAATTCGGGAGCGTCCTACCGTCGCCGAGTACGTCGCACGTGCACGCCAAGTACGACGTGTTGGTTTGGTTCGAGATCTGCGAATTGGCGCCGAACGGCGAGTACGTGCCGTCCGTGGTCGACCACAGCGACGATCTACCGTGTCGCGGGCTTTTCCTACTCCACCAGGGAATCCAGCGTCGCATACGCATCACCATTGTCCACGAGCCGGCGTCCGAGCTGAGATGGAAGGACGTGAGGGAGCTGGTGGTTGGGCGTATCAGAAACACGCCGGAGCCGGAGGAAGAGGACAACGATTCGTCGGTGCTATCATTGGGTCTGTTCCCTGGCGAATACCTCGAAGTGCCTGGGGACGACAGAACCATGTTCAGATTCGAGGCAGCGTGGGACAGCTCCCTTCACAATTCGACCTTGCTCAACAGAGTGACAGCGTACGGGGAACAGATCTTCATGACTATCTCGGCGTACCTTGAG TTGAAGAATTGTGGAAGACCAGCAATTATTACCAAAGATCTGAGCATGATCATCTACGGAAGAGATGCCAGAGTAGGAACACGTTCTCTGAAGCATTTGTTTAGCGGAAGCTACCGCAATCAGGAAGCTAATCGACTCAGTGGGGTTTACGAGGTGGTGTTGCGTCGTTCTTCGGAAGCAGGTAGCCCAG GCGTTCAGAGGCGACAGCGTCGCGTGCTGGACACGAGCTCCACGTATGTCCGAGGCGAAGAGAACCTTCACGGATGGAGGCCCCGAGGAGATAGTTTAATATTCGATCACCAATGGGAACTCGAGAAACTAACAAGACTGGAAGAGGTAGAAAGAGTAAGACACACGTTACTGTTACGGGAGAAGCTCGGCATCGACAAAGTCCCGTTCTGCAATAAGATATCGCACGACTTTACGAAGAGCGAGAAG GAGGTTTGCAATATGATGGCGAAAGCAACGAATGAACCGCACGCCAGCCCAGTGAAACTCAAACGCTCGAACAGTAAAGAGGTTTACGAGCATTGCGAAATGACCGAGAGGGAGAACGAACTAGTGATGAAGTATATAAAACTGATACAGGGTCGAATCCCAAGCAAAGAGCCTATCCTGCTCTCGGACGTCTCACCCGGAGAAGACACCATGGCCGACATGTCGGCGTCGATGATGTCCTCGGTGATATCGTCCTCGTCCCAAGAGTCAGTATACGCGAGAGCTAGCGATTACTTAGAGCAG GCCGCTGGTATAATAGTATGGAGCAGGTCTAAGTCGTGCATCCTTAGGTTGAGTTCACCGGAGAGGACTAGACTGCAAGAACTGCAAGACAGCATATTGGCAAGCGAGCCGAACAACCAAACATGCACCGTGGCGCCGGCTCCCTTAGGCTCCTCCTCCCCATCCAAGGAGATTTTGGTGCTCTATGTACCGGAAGTGGAAGAAATACGTATTAGCCCAGTGATCGCTAGAAAGGGATATCTAAATGTTCTCGAACACAAAACTAACGGTTGGAAGAAGCGCTGGGTG GCGGTACGGCGACCGTACGTTCTGATCTTTCGGGAAGAGAAGGATCCAGTAGAGAGGGCTCTTATTAATTTAGCTACCGCTCAAGTTGAATATTCCGAAGATCAATTAGCTATGGTGAAAGTACCGAATACTTTTAG CGTGGTTACAAAACATCGAGGATACTTGCTGCAGACCTTGGGAGATAAGGAGGTCTACGACTGGTTATACGCTATTAATCCTCTTCTCGCTGGTCAAATTAG GTCGAAACTAGCGCGCAAAGGGCCGACAGCCGCGAATCTGAGCAACGCTTCGCCCGTTGGTCTTGTTCCGCCGATAGATCAACAGTCGAACCAAAACAAGTGA